Proteins co-encoded in one Malus sylvestris chromosome 9, drMalSylv7.2, whole genome shotgun sequence genomic window:
- the LOC126634605 gene encoding receptor-like protein kinase codes for MQLSLSNFFFLLLFFFSVPIPLVSSLSSDGVALLSLLKHWTIVPTPISSTWNASDSNPCQWVGIQCDKSHNVVALNLTGLGISGQLGPEVASFRFLQTLSLRSNNFSGKIPTGLANCTLLEYLDLSVNGFSGEIPEPLFSISGLVYIYLYENSLNGSIPANVGNLSKLEELYLGDNQLSGVLPKSLNNLGNLVYLEVSGNHLEGRIDLGSGDCKNLFFLDLSRNQFSGGLPSSLGNCGNLTQFAAVSSNLVGTIPSSFGQLEKLELLYLPENRLSGKIPPELSKCTSLTGLHLYTNQLEGEIPSELGMLTKLQDLELFENRLTGEIPISIWKIQSLQHILLYNNSLTGKLPVEMTELKQLQNISLFNNLFSGVIPQGLGINSSLVQLDFLNNNFTGTIPPNLCHGKRLRVLTMASNRLQGSIPSDVGNCSTLWRLKLEQNNLSGALPEFAENPNFDYMDISSNEISGAIPSSLGNCGNLTTINLSANKLTGAIPPELGNLAELRTLVLFQNNLVGSLPPQLSKCTKMDKFDVRSNLLNGSIPSILRSWTGLSTLILSDNSFTGGIPTFLSEFEKLSELQLGGNLFGGVIPPSIGALQSIFYALNLSNNGLTGPLPPELGKLIRLQQLDLSHNNLTGTLKAVDGMSSLTEVNVSDNNFTGPVPETLMKLLNSSPSSFMGNPYICVNYLPSCGETCAGNNSFKPCNSPPSNRKGLSKVQIAFIALGSSIFVVFVLYGLIYLFLWRKKAKHDLEISAQEGPSALLNKVLEATENLNGHYIIGRGAHGTVYKASLATDKDYAVKKLQFAGHEGTRLSMVREIQTLGSIRHRNLVRLEDFWLRKDHGLILYRYMQNGSLHDVLHEIEPQPTLEWSVRYRIALGTAYGLEYLHYDCDPPIVHRDIKPMNILLDSDMEPHIADFGIAKLLDHQSSAPTTSIAVVGTTGYIAPENAFRTAKGVESDVYSYGIVLLELITRKKALDPSFMEQTDIAGWAKSVWSSTEQIDQIVDSSLKEELLDSTTMDQVIEVLMVAFRCTEKDPKRRPTMRAVIKQLLDADSQVRSTKG; via the exons ATGCagctttctctctcaaatttcttcttcttattgttGTTCTTCTTTTCTGTGCCCATACCTCTTGTATCTAGCTTGAGCTCTGATGGGGTGGCACTGTTGTCCCTCCTCAAGCACTGGACTATAGTCCCAACCCCAATATCCTCCACCTGGAATGCCTCTGATTCCAATCCTTGCCAATGGGTTGGAATCCAGTGTGATAAATCCCACAATGTGGTTGCCTTAAACCTCACCGGGTTAGGAATTTCTGGCCAATTGGGTCCTGAAGTTGCCAGCTTTAGGTTTTTGCAGACTCTTTCTTTGCGTTCCAACAACTTTAGTGGCAAAATCCCAACCGGCTTGGCCAATTGTACTTTACTTGAGTACTTGGACTTGTCGGTAAATGGTTTTTCTGGTGAAATCCCTGAACCCTTGTTTTCGATTTCCGGCTTGGTCTATATTTATCTGTATGAGAATAGTTTGAATGGTTCCATCCCTGCAAATGTTGGGAATTTAAGTAAATTGGAGGAGTTGTATCTGGGTGATAACCAGTTGAGTGGAGTCCTGCCTAAGAGTCTGAACAATCTTGGGAACCTAGTGTATCTTGAAGTTAGTGGGAACCATCTCGAGGGTAGGATTGATTTGGGTTCTGGGGATTGCAAGAATTTGTTTTTCTTGGATTTGTCACGCAATCAGTTTAGTGGAGGTCTTCCATCAAGCCTGGGAAATTGTGGTAATTTAACACAGTTTGCTGCTGTGAGTAGCAACTTAGTGGGGACTATCCCGTCGTCCTTCGGCCAACTAGAGAAGCTTGAACTTCTGTACCTTCCTGAGAACCGTTTGTCTGGGAAAATACCCCCTGAACTTAGTAAGTGTACGTCCTTGACCGGACTACACTTGTATACGAACCAACTAGAGGGAGAAATTCCTAGTGAATTGGGGATGCTGACCAAATTGCAGGATCTTGAATTGTTCGAGAACAGGTTAACTGGTGAAATCCCAATTAGCATTTGGAAGATTCAGAGTCTTCAGCACATCCTTCTGTACAATAATAGCCTCACGGGGAAGCTGCCTGTAGAGATGACTGAGCTGAAGCAGCTGCAGAATATTTCGTTGTTTAACAACCtgttttctggagttatacctCAAGGTCTGGGGATTAATAGCAGTCTAGTGCAGTTAGATTTTCTGAATAATAACTTCACTGGTACAATCCCTCCAAATCTTTGCCATGGAAAGCGATTAAGGGTGTTGACTATGGCTTCCAATCGACTTCAAGGCTCCATACCTTCTGATGTTGGAAATTGCTCCACTCTTTGGAGGTTGAAGCTTGAACAGAATAACCTCAGTGGAGCTCTCCCGGAATTTGCAGAAAATCCAAACTTCGATTACATGGACATCAGCAGCAATGAGATTAGTGGAGCTATTCCATCAAGCTTGGGAAACTGTGGCAACCTCACAACTATCAATTTGTCCGCAAACAAGTTAACTGGAGCTATACCGCCGGAGCTGGGGAATCTTGCAGAGCTCCGTACATTGGTTCTTTTCCAGAACAATTTGGTTGGTTCTCTGCCTCCTCAACTATCTAAGTGTACCAAAATGGATAAGTTTGATGTGCGGTCCAACTTGTTGAATGGCTCCATTCCGTCAATTCTGAGAAGTTGGACAGGTTTATCAACACTGATTTTAAGCGACAACAGCTTCACTGGTGGCATCCCAACTTTCTTGTCAGAGTTCGAAAAGCTTTCAGAGCTACAACTTGGTGGAAATCTGTTCGGAGGTGTGATTCCACCATCAATTGGAGCATTGCAGAGTATCTTTTATGCTTTAAATCTTAGCAACAATGGACTGACAGGTCCGCTTCCTCCGGAGCTAGGGAAGCTGATAAGGCTACAACAATTAGATCTTTCTCATAACAATTTGACAGGGACTTTAAAAGCGGTCGACGGTATGAGTTCACTAACTGAGGTTAATGTTTCAGACAACAACTTCACAGGCCCAGTACCAGAGACGTTGATGAAGCTGTTGAACTCATCCCCATCGTCATTTATGGGCAATCCCTACATATGTGTCAATTACCTTCCATCATGTGGTGAGACGTGCGCAGGAAACAACAGTTTTAAGCCTTGCAACAGCCCACCAAGCAACCGGAAAGGCCTTAGTAAAGTGCAAATTGCATTTATAGCTCTAGGATCCTCGatatttgttgtttttgtgCTTTATGGGCTGATTTATCTGTTCCTCTGGCGCAAAAAGGCCAAGCACGATCTCGAGATCTCTGCTCAAGAGGGGCCATCTGCCTTGCTCAACAAGGTACTGGAGGCTACAGAAAACCTGAATGGTCACTATATCATTGGGAGAGGAGCCCATGGAACAGTCTATAAGGCCTCCTTGGCGACAGACAAAGATTATGCAGTCAAGAAGCTTCAATTTGCAGGGCACGAAGGAACGCGTTTGAGCATGGTTCGAGAAATTCAAACCCTTGGGTCAATTAGGCACCGGAATCTGGTTAGATTGGAAGACTTCTGGTTAAGAAAAGACCACGGTTTAATCTTGTATAGGTACATGCAAAATGGGAGCCTTCATGATGTTTTACATGAAATTGAACCCCAACCAACTCTTGAGTGGAGTGTTCGCTACAGGATAGCGCTTGGAACTGCATACGGGTTGGAATATCTCCATTATGATTGTGATCCCCCGATAGTGCATCGAGACATCAAACCTATGAACATCCTCTTGGACTCTGATATGGAGCCCCATATTGCTGATTTTGGCATTGCTAAACTTCTGGATCACCAATCTTCTGCACCAACGACATCCATTGCAGTTGTGGGTACAACCGGATATATTGCACCAG aaaatgcatttagaaCGGCAAAGGGCGTGGAATCTGATGTGTACAGTTACGGGATTGTTTTACTTGAGCTGATAACTAgaaagaaggcattggatccatCATTTATGGAGCAAACTGACATTGCAGGATGGGCCAAGTCAGTGTGGAGCAGCACGGAACAAATTGATCAGATCGTCGATTCAAGCCTTAAGGAGGAACTTCTGGATTCAACGACCATGGATCAAGTTATCGAGGTGCTTATGGTGGCTTTCAGATGTACTGAGAAAGATCCGAAAAGGAGGCCCACGATGAGAGCTGTTATCAAGCAATTGTTAGATGCAGATTCCCAAGTGAGAAGCACAAAAGGCTAG